A stretch of Lathyrus oleraceus cultivar Zhongwan6 chromosome 6, CAAS_Psat_ZW6_1.0, whole genome shotgun sequence DNA encodes these proteins:
- the LOC127096220 gene encoding synaptotagmin-3: MGFFATFFGFLGFALGIPLGLLVGFFLFVYSEAKQVKVPVVRPISELGPIAVQELLPEIPLWVKTPDYERVDWLNKFLLDMWPFLEKAICGIIRTTAEPIFAEYIGKYQIKAIEFDQLSLGTLPPTICGMKVLETNEKELVMEQVIKWAGNPNIVLTLQVLSLKIKVQLVDLQIFATPRITLRPLVPTLPCFAKIVVSLMEKPHVDFGMAISGGDVMSIPGLYRFVQETIKKQVASLYLWPQSLEVPILDESTVAIQKPVGILHVNVVRAIKLLKMDLLGASDPYVKLSLTGDKLPSKKTTIKRKNLNPQWNEKFKIVVKDPQSQVLQLQVYDWDKVGAHDKLGMQLVPLKLLKPYENKEFTLDLLKDTNINETPNKKFRGQIVVDLTFVPFKEDSMKFGGSSEGYVRKDSGIDSISDDEVQEGAGLLSIVIQGADEVEGDHHSNPYAILTFRGEKKRTKMMKKTRQPRWNEEFQFMLEEAPLHEKIHIEVMSKRKSFSFLSKESLGHVEINLNDVVHNGRINDKYHLINSKNGVIHVEIKWKVA; the protein is encoded by the exons ATGGGTTTCTTTGCTACTTTCTTCGGTTTTCTTGGTTTCGCTCTCGGAATTCCTCTTGGTCTTCTTGTTGGATTTTTTCTCTTTGTTTATTCTGAAGCAAAGCAAGTCAAG GTTCCTGTTGTTAGACCGATTAGTGAATTAGGTCCAATTGCTGTGCAAGAGCTTTTACCTGAGATTCCTCTATGGGTGAAGACACCAGATTATGAACGA GTTGATTGGTTGAACAAGTTTTTATTGGATATGTGGCCTTTCTTAGAGAAG GCTATTTGTGGGATAATTAGAACTACTGCAGAACCAATATTTGCTGAATACATTGGAAAGTATCAGATTAAAGCCATTGAGTTTGATCAACTGAGCCTTGGTACTCTTCCTCCTACTATCTGCG GTATGAAAGTTTTGGAAACAAATGAAAAGGAATTGGTCATGGAACAGGTTATCAAATGGGCTGGCAACCCAAACATAGTGTTGACCTTGCAGGTGTTGTCTTTAAAGATCAAAGTTCAG TTGGTAGACTTGCAAATATTTGCGACGCCGCGGATAACTTTAAGACCTTTGGTGCCGACACTTCCATGTTTTGCAAAGATTGTGGTGTCTTTGATGGAGAAG CCTCATGTGGATTTTGGGATGGCGATATCAGGAGGGGACGTCATGTCAATACCTGGTCTTTATAGATTTGTTCAG GAAACAATAAAAAAGCAAGTTGCAAGCCTCTATCTTTGGCCTCAAAGCTTGGAAGTTCCTATTCTTGATGAATCAAC GGTGGCGATACAGAAGCCCGTGGGAATATTACATGTGAATGTGGTTAGAGCAATCAAGCTTTTGAAAATGGATTTGTTGGGAGCTTCTGATCCGTATGTCAAACTGAGTCTGACTGGTGACAAACTACCCTCGAAGAAAACTACTATCAAGAGAAAGAATTTGAATCCACAGTGGAACGAGAAATTCAAGATTGTTGTGAAGGACCCTCAATCTCAAGTTCTCCAATTACAAGTCTATGATTGGGACAAG GTTGGTGCACACGACAAGCTCGGAATGCAGTTAGTCCCTCTAAAGCTGCTTAAGCCGTACGAGAATAAAGAATTTACACTTGATTTGCTTAAGGACACGAATATCAACGAAACTCCAAATAAGAAGTTCAGAGGACAAATTGTGGTGGACTTGACTTTTGTTCCGTTCAAAGAAGATAGTATGAAATTCGGTGGATCTTCGGAAGGATATGTTAGAAAGGATAGTGGAATCGATAGTATATCTGATGATGAGGTCCAAGAAGGAGCAGGTTTGCTTTCCATTGTGATACAGGGAGCCGATGAAGTTGAGGGAGACCATCACAGTAATCCATACGCAATACTCACCTTTAGAGGCGAAAAGAAAAGGACAAAG ATGATGAAGAAAACGCGTCAACCACGTTGGAATGAAGAATTCCAGTTCATGCTAGAAGAGGCTCCTCTACACGAGAAGATACACATTGAAGTGATGAGCAAGAGGAAGAGTTTCAGTTTTCTGTCAAAG GAATCGTTGGGGCATGTGGAGATAAACCTGAATGATGTGGTGCACAATGGTAGGATTAATGATAAATATCATCTGATAAATTCAAAGAATGGAGTAATACATGTTGAGATAAAATGGAAGGTGGCTTAA